A section of the Larus michahellis chromosome 1, bLarMic1.1, whole genome shotgun sequence genome encodes:
- the CD96 gene encoding T-cell surface protein tactile isoform X2 gives MMIVTVLHICLSAQGRPFRLPFPRRCRVQAESTTYLPKLHPAKMEKRWLFSLFSLLLVPSVGGQPEDVITQTEVVHVLPGTDVTLMCTFPKPLATYIIQTQWSKTDDNQLTRIAVYHPVYGTHYFTFPEASYNFSVSFSMRKCCDWDATEVLCSPNPNVTSECNRWALHLKNVTVSLSGQYECSFATYPFGTKAAKIQLIVKAEEEQHYVKEVWLNQTLEIPCLEDTTSENLSNYPLKWLVGENGRKEELVTKEPFCPAVYRNRSTLDRQRVHLGLNNTLKIFPTKIVDDGRVFSCHVLYHPERVQKSSTTVRVFAYPEISISLQEGSAGTSQKRNVSCVVRKAFPKPSLRWYVDRVSLMERHEEISVEQEDLQDSEGFYHLRSTLMLQGTYQTHKTFSCACLFSFLGNETWNISSQEIFVSFDNKSNEASSEAFTTIASEDVGNSALPSAVMTTSEHRSTSLASLGFSSQASLAPTSMTQGALISTTETKRHASTTAFNESLTTARNLSFSITDQPISVTRGKDFFTTSSLLNSTGGMKNAKASRFPWPTMVAVLLLVCSFLIALGIRKWCQYQKEIMNRPPSFKPPPPPIKYTSMVESDGTPPSCHELENL, from the exons ATGATGATTGTGACTGTGTTGCACATCTGCCTGTCTGCACAGGGCAGACCGTTTCGACTTCCTTTTCCGAGACGCTGCCGGGTGCAGGCCGAGAGCACCACATATTTACCAAAACTTCATCCAGCGAAGATGGAAAAAAGGTggctcttctccctcttttctttgcTCTTGGTGCCCAGCGTTGGAG GCCAGCCTGAAGACGTCATTACTCAAACAGAAGTGGTCCACGTTTTGCCAGGTACTGACGTGACCCTGATGTGCACCTTCCCAAAACCACTCGCCACCTACATTATACAGACACAATGGTCCAAGACTGATGACAACCAGCTTACCAGAATAGCTGTTTATCACCCTGTTTATGGCACCCATTACTTCACGTTTCCTGAGGCTTCTTACAACTTTTCGGTGTCCTTCAGCATGAGGAAGTGCTGCGACTGGGATGCTACGGAGGTGTTGTGTTCTCCCAATCCAAACGTCACATCTGAGTGCAATCGCTGGgctctgcatctgaaaaatgtTACCGTCTCTCTTAGCGGGCAGTATGAGTGCAGTTTTGCTACTTACCCTTTTGGGACAAAGGCTGCAAAAATTCAACTTATTGTCAAGGCAGAAG AGGAGCAGCACTACGTGAAGGAAGTGTGGTTAAACCAGACCTTAGAAATTCCATGCCTTGAGGACACGACCTCAGAAAATTTGTCCAATTATCCTTTGAAATGGCTAGTG GGGGAAAACGGCAGGAAAGAGGAACTTGTGACCAAGGAGCCCTTTTGCCCTGCGGTGTATAGGAACAGGAGCACACTGGACAGGCAAAGAGTCCACCTGGGTTTGAATAACACTCTAAAGATTTTCCCCACCAAAATCGTGGATGATGGCAGGGTGTTTTCCTGCCACGTGCTGTACCACCCAGAGAGAGTCCAGAAGAGCAGCACCACCGTGAGAGTATTCG cCTACCCTGAGATCTCCATTAGCCTTCAGGAGGGCTCAGCTGGCACCTCGCAGAAG CGTAATGTGAGCTGCGTCGTGAGGAAGGCATTTCCCAAGCCAAGTCTCCGGTGGTATGTGGACAGAGTGAGCCTGATGGAGCGGCATGAAG aAATTTCTGTTGAACAAGAAGATTTGCAAGATAGTGAAGGTTTCTATCATCTGAGATCAACGCTGATGTTACAAGGGACCTACCAGACACATAAGACATTCTCGTGTGCAtgtctgttttccttccttgggAATGAAACATGGAATATTTCATCAcaagaaatatttgtttccttcG acaaTAAATCTAATGAAGCCTCATCTGAAGCTTTTACGACCATAGCTTCAGAAG ATGTTGGAAATTCAGCACTTCCATCAGCTGTCATGACTACCTcag AGCACCGGTCGACATCTTTGGCCTCTCTAGGTTTCTCCAGTCAAGCAAGCTTGGCTCCCACTTCCATGACACAAG GAGCGCTGATTTCTACCACAGAGACAAAACGCCATGCCAGCACCACAGCATTCAATGAGAGCTTGACAACCGCAC GTAACCTGTCCTTCAGCATCACAGATCAGCCAATTTCAGTTACCAGAGGGAAAGATTTCTTTACTACCAGCAGTCTGCTCAATAGTACTG GTGGCATGAAGAACGCGAAAGCCAGTCGCTTCCCCTGGCCAACAATGGTAGCCGTCCTGCTCCTCGTCTGCAGTTTTCTAATAGCTTTAGGCATCAGGAAATGGTGTCAGTACCAGAAAGAGAT TATGAACAGACCTCCATCTTTCAAGCCACCGCCACCTCCGATAAAGTACACCTCCATGGTGGAGTCTGATGGGACCCCCCCATCCTGCCACGAACTGGAAAACCTGTAA
- the CD96 gene encoding T-cell surface protein tactile isoform X1, translated as MMIVTVLHICLSAQGRPFRLPFPRRCRVQAESTTYLPKLHPAKMEKRWLFSLFSLLLVPSVGGQPEDVITQTEVVHVLPGTDVTLMCTFPKPLATYIIQTQWSKTDDNQLTRIAVYHPVYGTHYFTFPEASYNFSVSFSMRKCCDWDATEVLCSPNPNVTSECNRWALHLKNVTVSLSGQYECSFATYPFGTKAAKIQLIVKAEEEQHYVKEVWLNQTLEIPCLEDTTSENLSNYPLKWLVGENGRKEELVTKEPFCPAVYRNRSTLDRQRVHLGLNNTLKIFPTKIVDDGRVFSCHVLYHPERVQKSSTTVRVFAYPEISISLQEGSAGTSQKRNVSCVVRKAFPKPSLRWYVDRVSLMERHEEISVEQEDLQDSEGFYHLRSTLMLQGTYQTHKTFSCACLFSFLGNETWNISSQEIFVSFDNKSNEASSEAFTTIASEDVGNSALPSAVMTTSEHRSTSLASLGFSSQASLAPTSMTQGALISTTETKRHASTTAFNESLTTAHLNDSTTESPQSLRNATRSSENTTLVHRNLSFSITDQPISVTRGKDFFTTSSLLNSTGGMKNAKASRFPWPTMVAVLLLVCSFLIALGIRKWCQYQKEIMNRPPSFKPPPPPIKYTSMVESDGTPPSCHELENL; from the exons ATGATGATTGTGACTGTGTTGCACATCTGCCTGTCTGCACAGGGCAGACCGTTTCGACTTCCTTTTCCGAGACGCTGCCGGGTGCAGGCCGAGAGCACCACATATTTACCAAAACTTCATCCAGCGAAGATGGAAAAAAGGTggctcttctccctcttttctttgcTCTTGGTGCCCAGCGTTGGAG GCCAGCCTGAAGACGTCATTACTCAAACAGAAGTGGTCCACGTTTTGCCAGGTACTGACGTGACCCTGATGTGCACCTTCCCAAAACCACTCGCCACCTACATTATACAGACACAATGGTCCAAGACTGATGACAACCAGCTTACCAGAATAGCTGTTTATCACCCTGTTTATGGCACCCATTACTTCACGTTTCCTGAGGCTTCTTACAACTTTTCGGTGTCCTTCAGCATGAGGAAGTGCTGCGACTGGGATGCTACGGAGGTGTTGTGTTCTCCCAATCCAAACGTCACATCTGAGTGCAATCGCTGGgctctgcatctgaaaaatgtTACCGTCTCTCTTAGCGGGCAGTATGAGTGCAGTTTTGCTACTTACCCTTTTGGGACAAAGGCTGCAAAAATTCAACTTATTGTCAAGGCAGAAG AGGAGCAGCACTACGTGAAGGAAGTGTGGTTAAACCAGACCTTAGAAATTCCATGCCTTGAGGACACGACCTCAGAAAATTTGTCCAATTATCCTTTGAAATGGCTAGTG GGGGAAAACGGCAGGAAAGAGGAACTTGTGACCAAGGAGCCCTTTTGCCCTGCGGTGTATAGGAACAGGAGCACACTGGACAGGCAAAGAGTCCACCTGGGTTTGAATAACACTCTAAAGATTTTCCCCACCAAAATCGTGGATGATGGCAGGGTGTTTTCCTGCCACGTGCTGTACCACCCAGAGAGAGTCCAGAAGAGCAGCACCACCGTGAGAGTATTCG cCTACCCTGAGATCTCCATTAGCCTTCAGGAGGGCTCAGCTGGCACCTCGCAGAAG CGTAATGTGAGCTGCGTCGTGAGGAAGGCATTTCCCAAGCCAAGTCTCCGGTGGTATGTGGACAGAGTGAGCCTGATGGAGCGGCATGAAG aAATTTCTGTTGAACAAGAAGATTTGCAAGATAGTGAAGGTTTCTATCATCTGAGATCAACGCTGATGTTACAAGGGACCTACCAGACACATAAGACATTCTCGTGTGCAtgtctgttttccttccttgggAATGAAACATGGAATATTTCATCAcaagaaatatttgtttccttcG acaaTAAATCTAATGAAGCCTCATCTGAAGCTTTTACGACCATAGCTTCAGAAG ATGTTGGAAATTCAGCACTTCCATCAGCTGTCATGACTACCTcag AGCACCGGTCGACATCTTTGGCCTCTCTAGGTTTCTCCAGTCAAGCAAGCTTGGCTCCCACTTCCATGACACAAG GAGCGCTGATTTCTACCACAGAGACAAAACGCCATGCCAGCACCACAGCATTCAATGAGAGCTTGACAACCGCAC ATTTGAACGATTCCACCACCGAATCCCCTCAAAGCCTCAGGAATGCCACGCGCTCCTCCGAGAATACAACCCTGGTGCATC GTAACCTGTCCTTCAGCATCACAGATCAGCCAATTTCAGTTACCAGAGGGAAAGATTTCTTTACTACCAGCAGTCTGCTCAATAGTACTG GTGGCATGAAGAACGCGAAAGCCAGTCGCTTCCCCTGGCCAACAATGGTAGCCGTCCTGCTCCTCGTCTGCAGTTTTCTAATAGCTTTAGGCATCAGGAAATGGTGTCAGTACCAGAAAGAGAT TATGAACAGACCTCCATCTTTCAAGCCACCGCCACCTCCGATAAAGTACACCTCCATGGTGGAGTCTGATGGGACCCCCCCATCCTGCCACGAACTGGAAAACCTGTAA
- the CD96 gene encoding T-cell surface protein tactile isoform X3 yields the protein MMIVTVLHICLSAQGRPFRLPFPRRCRVQAESTTYLPKLHPAKMEKRWLFSLFSLLLVPSVGGQPEDVITQTEVVHVLPGTDVTLMCTFPKPLATYIIQTQWSKTDDNQLTRIAVYHPVYGTHYFTFPEASYNFSVSFSMRKCCDWDATEVLCSPNPNVTSECNRWALHLKNVTVSLSGQYECSFATYPFGTKAAKIQLIVKAEEEQHYVKEVWLNQTLEIPCLEDTTSENLSNYPLKWLVGENGRKEELVTKEPFCPAVYRNRSTLDRQRVHLGLNNTLKIFPTKIVDDGRVFSCHVLYHPERVQKSSTTVRVFAYPEISISLQEGSAGTSQKRNVSCVVRKAFPKPSLRWYVDRVSLMERHEEISVEQEDLQDSEGFYHLRSTLMLQGTYQTHKTFSCACLFSFLGNETWNISSQEIFVSFDVGNSALPSAVMTTSEHRSTSLASLGFSSQASLAPTSMTQGALISTTETKRHASTTAFNESLTTARNLSFSITDQPISVTRGKDFFTTSSLLNSTGGMKNAKASRFPWPTMVAVLLLVCSFLIALGIRKWCQYQKEIMNRPPSFKPPPPPIKYTSMVESDGTPPSCHELENL from the exons ATGATGATTGTGACTGTGTTGCACATCTGCCTGTCTGCACAGGGCAGACCGTTTCGACTTCCTTTTCCGAGACGCTGCCGGGTGCAGGCCGAGAGCACCACATATTTACCAAAACTTCATCCAGCGAAGATGGAAAAAAGGTggctcttctccctcttttctttgcTCTTGGTGCCCAGCGTTGGAG GCCAGCCTGAAGACGTCATTACTCAAACAGAAGTGGTCCACGTTTTGCCAGGTACTGACGTGACCCTGATGTGCACCTTCCCAAAACCACTCGCCACCTACATTATACAGACACAATGGTCCAAGACTGATGACAACCAGCTTACCAGAATAGCTGTTTATCACCCTGTTTATGGCACCCATTACTTCACGTTTCCTGAGGCTTCTTACAACTTTTCGGTGTCCTTCAGCATGAGGAAGTGCTGCGACTGGGATGCTACGGAGGTGTTGTGTTCTCCCAATCCAAACGTCACATCTGAGTGCAATCGCTGGgctctgcatctgaaaaatgtTACCGTCTCTCTTAGCGGGCAGTATGAGTGCAGTTTTGCTACTTACCCTTTTGGGACAAAGGCTGCAAAAATTCAACTTATTGTCAAGGCAGAAG AGGAGCAGCACTACGTGAAGGAAGTGTGGTTAAACCAGACCTTAGAAATTCCATGCCTTGAGGACACGACCTCAGAAAATTTGTCCAATTATCCTTTGAAATGGCTAGTG GGGGAAAACGGCAGGAAAGAGGAACTTGTGACCAAGGAGCCCTTTTGCCCTGCGGTGTATAGGAACAGGAGCACACTGGACAGGCAAAGAGTCCACCTGGGTTTGAATAACACTCTAAAGATTTTCCCCACCAAAATCGTGGATGATGGCAGGGTGTTTTCCTGCCACGTGCTGTACCACCCAGAGAGAGTCCAGAAGAGCAGCACCACCGTGAGAGTATTCG cCTACCCTGAGATCTCCATTAGCCTTCAGGAGGGCTCAGCTGGCACCTCGCAGAAG CGTAATGTGAGCTGCGTCGTGAGGAAGGCATTTCCCAAGCCAAGTCTCCGGTGGTATGTGGACAGAGTGAGCCTGATGGAGCGGCATGAAG aAATTTCTGTTGAACAAGAAGATTTGCAAGATAGTGAAGGTTTCTATCATCTGAGATCAACGCTGATGTTACAAGGGACCTACCAGACACATAAGACATTCTCGTGTGCAtgtctgttttccttccttgggAATGAAACATGGAATATTTCATCAcaagaaatatttgtttccttcG ATGTTGGAAATTCAGCACTTCCATCAGCTGTCATGACTACCTcag AGCACCGGTCGACATCTTTGGCCTCTCTAGGTTTCTCCAGTCAAGCAAGCTTGGCTCCCACTTCCATGACACAAG GAGCGCTGATTTCTACCACAGAGACAAAACGCCATGCCAGCACCACAGCATTCAATGAGAGCTTGACAACCGCAC GTAACCTGTCCTTCAGCATCACAGATCAGCCAATTTCAGTTACCAGAGGGAAAGATTTCTTTACTACCAGCAGTCTGCTCAATAGTACTG GTGGCATGAAGAACGCGAAAGCCAGTCGCTTCCCCTGGCCAACAATGGTAGCCGTCCTGCTCCTCGTCTGCAGTTTTCTAATAGCTTTAGGCATCAGGAAATGGTGTCAGTACCAGAAAGAGAT TATGAACAGACCTCCATCTTTCAAGCCACCGCCACCTCCGATAAAGTACACCTCCATGGTGGAGTCTGATGGGACCCCCCCATCCTGCCACGAACTGGAAAACCTGTAA